Proteins from a genomic interval of Dama dama isolate Ldn47 chromosome 1, ASM3311817v1, whole genome shotgun sequence:
- the LOC133064590 gene encoding LOW QUALITY PROTEIN: olfactory receptor 5G25-like (The sequence of the model RefSeq protein was modified relative to this genomic sequence to represent the inferred CDS: inserted 1 base in 1 codon; substituted 1 base at 1 genomic stop codon) encodes MENETLVTEFVSVGLTNRFQLQVVLFVIFLLVYVATFLGNLGMITYIXMDSRLHSPMSFFLRHLSFVDVCSSSVIGPKMLTDIFVEKKVISFFGCAAHIWFFGHCVVTECFLPAFMTYDGYMAICKPLMCTLIMSQRVCGQLVVDPYTVGPISTMIHTTFIFRLSYCGPKIINHFFYDLLPVLSLACADTRVNEVLLLILAGAPGVPNSWIILVSYIXIVITILRIRSADGRRKAFSTCTSHLTAVSILYGTLFFIYVRPSYSLSLDVNKVVSVFSTAVIPMLNPLIYSLRNKEVQDSLRRTFEWKKFLMDK; translated from the exons ATGGAAAATGAAACTCTGGTGACTGAGTTTGTTTCCGTGGGCTTGACAAATCGCTTCCAGCTCCAGGTTGTTCTTTTTGTGATATTTCTCTTGGTTTATGTTGCCACTTTTCTGGGAAACTTGGGGATGATCACTTACATTTGAATGGATTCTCGACTCCATAGCCCCATGAGCTTTTTTCTCAGGCACTTGTCCTTTGTGGACGTCTGTTCTTCTTCTGTTATTGGTCCCAAGATGTTAACCGACATCTTTGTGGAGAAAAAAGTCATCTCTTTCTTTGGTTGTGCGGCCCACATCTGGTTTTTTGGTCATTGTGTAGTGACTGAATGTTTCCTCCCAGCTTTCATGACATATGACGGGTATATGGCCATCTGTAAGCCCCTAATGTGTACACTCATTATGTCTCAGCGAGTCTGTGGGCAGCTGGTGGTAGATCCTTATACCGTGGGCCCTATAAGCACCATGATCCACACAACTTTCATCTTTCGCCTGTCTTACTGTGGTCCAAAAATCATCAATCACTTCTTCTATGACCTTCTTCCTGTTCTCTCCCTGGCATGTGCAGACACACGGGTCAATGAAGTTTTACTTTTAATCTTGGCTGGAGCTCCAGGAGTACCCAACAGCTGGATCATCTTGGTCTCCTACA TAATTGTCATCACTATCCTGAGGATCCGTTCTGCTGATGGGAGGCggaaagccttctccacctgcacTTCACACCTGACTGCTGTCTCCATCCTTTATGGGACACTCTTCTTCATCTATGTACGTCCAAGTTATAGTCTCTCCCTGGATGTTAATAAAGTTGTTTCTGTGTTCTCTACAGCCGTGATTCCCATGTTGAACCCGCTTATCTATAGCCTGAGAAACAAAGAGGTCCAAGATTCATTGAGGAGGACTTTTGAATGGAAGAAGTTCCTTATGGATAAGTAA